In Nocardioides cavernae, a single genomic region encodes these proteins:
- a CDS encoding cysteine desulfurase family protein, translated as MEVEVSELVYLDYNATTPLAPEVLELMIPWMIEKPWNAASAHVGGRIALGAVETARGEVADLIGARPKEIVFTSGSTEANNLAIRGSLDTATDRRRVLVAATEHKAVLETAEALTASGVKVEMLPVHRDGLVDLEYLSTALGGDVALVSVMLANNETGVIQPIDQIARLAHHSGALVHSDATQAPGRMQIDVQELGLDLASFSAHKFYGPKGVGALYVRRGVSLSPQQLGGGHEAGLRSGTTNVPGVVGMGAASTLAQQNLAKSVEQSQRLIDLLIGCINEKLPGAEVVTGTAKRLPNTVNLRFPGADGEAVMVNAPNVLMSTGSACTSRVPDASHVLQAMGRSQEEAYECLRFSVGRETTAEEMSVAADCVASAVERVRELS; from the coding sequence GTGGAGGTTGAAGTGTCTGAGTTGGTCTATCTCGACTACAACGCTACGACGCCGCTCGCGCCCGAAGTCCTCGAGCTCATGATCCCCTGGATGATCGAGAAGCCATGGAATGCCGCGTCCGCGCACGTGGGAGGGCGTATTGCGCTGGGAGCTGTTGAGACGGCTCGCGGAGAGGTGGCCGACCTGATCGGCGCACGACCGAAAGAGATCGTCTTTACCTCCGGCTCCACGGAAGCGAACAACCTCGCGATCCGAGGAAGCCTGGATACCGCGACGGACCGACGTCGAGTGCTGGTGGCAGCTACTGAACACAAGGCTGTGCTTGAGACGGCAGAGGCCCTCACCGCGTCTGGCGTAAAGGTAGAGATGCTCCCGGTTCATCGTGACGGTCTGGTGGACCTGGAGTACCTATCGACCGCACTCGGGGGCGACGTTGCGCTGGTGTCGGTCATGCTGGCCAATAACGAGACAGGCGTAATCCAGCCGATCGATCAGATCGCTCGGTTGGCGCATCACTCCGGCGCGCTGGTGCACTCTGACGCTACTCAAGCGCCCGGGCGTATGCAGATCGATGTGCAGGAGCTCGGCCTGGATCTGGCGTCCTTCTCCGCGCACAAGTTCTACGGTCCGAAGGGTGTGGGGGCGCTTTACGTGAGGCGCGGCGTGAGCCTGAGTCCACAGCAGCTGGGCGGCGGTCACGAGGCTGGATTGCGAAGTGGGACGACGAACGTTCCCGGGGTCGTCGGGATGGGGGCGGCATCGACTCTGGCCCAACAGAACCTGGCCAAGAGTGTGGAGCAAAGCCAGCGGCTCATCGATCTGCTCATCGGTTGCATCAATGAGAAGCTCCCCGGAGCGGAAGTTGTGACGGGGACCGCGAAGCGGCTTCCAAACACCGTCAATCTGCGCTTCCCGGGCGCTGACGGCGAGGCAGTCATGGTGAACGCACCTAACGTCTTGATGTCGACAGGATCCGCTTGTACGTCCCGCGTGCCCGACGCGTCTCATGTCCTCCAGGCGATGGGACGTAGCCAGGAGGAGGCGTACGAGTGCCTCCGCTTCAGTGTTGGGCGAGAGACCACCGCTGAGGAGATGTCGGTGGCAGCTGATTGTGTTGCGTCTGCCGTCGAGAGGGTTAGAGAACTGTCGTGA
- a CDS encoding DUF4007 family protein, translating to MRLDESCEPVFARHETFHPRYGWVKKGFDASSDPNIFTKDAAVVRMGVGKNMVKSIRHWSLAFKILQALRVNGQRTPILQPTSIGAALFDDEVGADPYMELPGTSWLLHWWLLAPLSQAPVWWVTFNEFAGIEFTEEELVAFISDRLEGFGKPNASSLKKDVSVLLRMYSSGHATRATFEDKIDSPFRELSLIQPSTSNSGAYRFLVGPKATLPPLIFAAAVIDFTLRAGSEDRIVSMSRALVEPGSPGRAFRLTDSAAHELLEEAAVTSNAVQLRMSNGMPQLSMSEHPRDVMHRLLSDHYGQFGATFDVGSNAVSGVA from the coding sequence GTGAGGCTTGACGAGTCGTGCGAGCCAGTGTTCGCCCGCCACGAGACCTTCCATCCGCGCTATGGCTGGGTGAAGAAGGGATTCGATGCGTCGAGCGACCCGAACATCTTCACCAAGGACGCGGCCGTCGTACGCATGGGGGTCGGAAAGAACATGGTGAAGTCCATCCGCCACTGGAGCCTCGCGTTCAAGATTCTACAGGCGTTGAGGGTGAACGGTCAGCGGACTCCGATCCTGCAGCCAACAAGCATCGGTGCGGCACTCTTCGACGACGAAGTAGGCGCCGACCCCTACATGGAGTTGCCTGGAACGAGCTGGCTGCTTCACTGGTGGCTGCTGGCGCCCCTAAGTCAAGCCCCTGTCTGGTGGGTGACGTTCAATGAGTTCGCTGGCATCGAGTTCACTGAAGAGGAGTTGGTTGCGTTCATCTCGGATCGCCTCGAGGGCTTCGGTAAGCCGAACGCTTCCTCGTTGAAGAAGGACGTGAGCGTGCTGCTCCGTATGTACTCGTCAGGGCACGCAACACGCGCGACATTCGAGGATAAGATCGATAGTCCATTCCGAGAGCTCTCACTCATCCAGCCCAGCACTAGCAACTCCGGTGCCTACCGCTTCCTTGTGGGTCCGAAAGCCACTCTGCCGCCACTGATCTTCGCTGCGGCGGTCATCGACTTCACGCTTCGTGCTGGCAGCGAGGATCGAATTGTCAGCATGAGTCGCGCTTTGGTTGAGCCTGGTTCGCCGGGACGTGCCTTCCGCCTGACCGATAGTGCAGCGCATGAACTGCTGGAGGAGGCAGCGGTGACGTCGAACGCCGTGCAGCTTCGAATGTCCAATGGAATGCCGCAGCTCTCGATGTCCGAGCACCCGCGTGACGTAATGCACCGCCTCCTAAGTGACCACTACGGACAGTTCGGCGCGACATTCGATGTGGGGTCGAATGCTGTGAGTGGTGTGGCATGA